The Hydrogenobacter sp. T-2 region ATAAGCATGAAAAACATACCCTTTATGAGTTTTAGATATTACGCTTATGGTGTATCCCTCTTGCTTGTCCTTTTGAGCCTTTTATCCCTTTTTTACAGGGGTCTCAATCTTGGGCTTGACTTTACGGGTGGTAGCGTTATTGAGGTAAAGTTTGAAAAACCTGTAAAGGTTGGGGAGGTAAGAAAACTCCTTGAAGATGCGGGTTATTCTCACTTTCAAGTGCAAGACACAGCACAGGGAACAGTTATAGTAAAGCTAAGACTTGGAGACCCAACACAGCCTGCCCTTGAAAGCCTAAAAAACCTGTCAAGCTACGAACTAATAAGGTCTGAAAGCATAGGAGGAATAATAACCTCTGAGCTTCGTCAAAAGGCAATATGGGCGATGCTAATTGCCATTGGAGGCATACTACTTTACCTTGGATACAGGTTTGAACCTCTTTGGGCTTTGGGAGCGGTTTTGGCTTTGGCTCATGACGTTCTTATAGTAGTGGGTGCTTACTCTATAAGTCAAAGGGAGGTAAACCTTGATGTGGTGGCCGCTCTTTTGATAGTGGCGGGTTATTCTGTCTCGGACACGGTAGTGGTCTTTGACAGGATAAGGGAAAACCTCAGGATAAGGAAGGGAACACCCTTTAGAGACTTGATAGACCTCTCCATAAACCAAACCCTTGCCAGAACCCTTATGACCTCTCTTACCACCTTTGTGGTTTCTCTTATGCTCTTTGTGTTTGGCGGTCCTGCTCTTTCTAATATAATGTTTGCCTTTGTGGTGGGTGTAGTGGTGGGAACTTTGTCCTCAATATTCGTGGCAAGTGCTCTGGTATACGACATCAAGCACAGGCTAAAAGCCCAGCCTGTAGGTGTATAAT contains the following coding sequences:
- the secF gene encoding protein translocase subunit SecF, with product MKNIPFMSFRYYAYGVSLLLVLLSLLSLFYRGLNLGLDFTGGSVIEVKFEKPVKVGEVRKLLEDAGYSHFQVQDTAQGTVIVKLRLGDPTQPALESLKNLSSYELIRSESIGGIITSELRQKAIWAMLIAIGGILLYLGYRFEPLWALGAVLALAHDVLIVVGAYSISQREVNLDVVAALLIVAGYSVSDTVVVFDRIRENLRIRKGTPFRDLIDLSINQTLARTLMTSLTTFVVSLMLFVFGGPALSNIMFAFVVGVVVGTLSSIFVASALVYDIKHRLKAQPVGV